DNA from Serinibacter salmoneus:
TGAGGGTCGCAAACAGCTCCCCGAGCGTCGGTTGCAGCGGTGAGTTGCTCGTCATCTTCTCCTCCAGGACCGGCAGTGTGCAGCGTTGTGCATCGGCGACGGCACGCGCCACCACTCCTACCCAACCGCGCGAGGCTGGATGTGGCAACTAACGCGGTGATTCTCGGTGGCGCGGATCACATCGCTGTCGGTGGTTCATGGCAGACTGCGCGGCGTGAGCACACCCGGATCGCTCCTGTTGCTGGATTCCGCCTCGATGTACTTCCGCGCGTTCTACGGCGTGAAGGGCGAGGTGACCTCGCCGCGCGGCGAACCGGTCGGCGCGATCCGGGGCTTCCTGGACGCCGTCGCCACCCTGATCTCCTCCCGCAGACCTGATCGAGTGGTGGCCTGCTGGGACGAGGACTGGCGCCCGGCCTTCCGGGTGGAGGCCATTTCCACCTACAAGGCGCACCGCGTGGCCGAGGGGGAGGGCACCGAGCCCGGCGCGGCCGAGGAGGTCCCGGACGCCCTGTCCGCGCAGGTGCCGGTGATCGTGGACCTGCTGGCCGCCGTCGGGATCGCCCGGGTCGGGGCTGCGGGCTGTGAGGCGGACGACGTGATCGGCACCCTGGCCACCCGCGCGGTCGCGGCCGGCTCGCGCGAGGTGGAGATCGTGACCGGGGATCGCGACCTGTTCCAGCTCGTGGCGGACCCCGCGCCGGTGACCCCCGTGCGCGTGCTGTACACCGGCCGGGGGATGCGCAACCTCGAGACGGTCACCACGGCGCGGCTCGCCGATAAGTACGGAGTGGCCGACGGCGCCGCCTACGCCGCCATGGCCACGCTGCGGGGCGACCCCTCCGACGGGTTGCCCGGTGTGCCCGGGGTGGGGGAGAAGACCGCCGCCGGTCTGCTTGCCAGGTACGGAACGCTCGAGGCGGTCATGGAGGCCGCCCGCGGCGAGGATGCGGCGATGTCGCCGTCGGTGCGGGCCAAGCTCCTCGGAGCGCAGGAGTACCTCGCGGCGGCGCCCCGGGTGGTCGGGGTGCTGCGGGACGCCGACCTGCCCGCGCACGAGGACGCACTCCCCGCCGTCCCCGCCGACCCCGATCGCCTGGCCGCACTGGCCGAGCGTTGGGGTGTGGGCTCCGCCGTCGCTCGACTCACCGCGGCGATGGCCGCGGCCACCGGAAGCCGGGAGGGTTCTGCCGGTTCGGCCCTCAACCCCCGCGAGGGGTAGCGTGACCTCGTGCTGCGGACGGGTCGGACGACGGGGCGGGGTCAGGCCCACGCCAAGGTGATCCTGTTCGGCGAACACGCCGTGGTGCACGGCGCCGCCGCCGTGGCACTGCCGCTGGGTGATCTGCCGATCCGCGCCACCGCCACCTGGCGGGACGGCCCGCTCACGCTGGCCAGCACCCTGTTCACCGGGCCCCTGGCCCAGGCGCCCGCCCTGCTGGAGGCGCCGATCGCCGTCGTGCACGCCTGCCTGACCGCGTTCGACCTACCCAGCGAGGGCATCGCGATCGAGGTGAGCGGGGAGATCCCCGCCGAGCGCGGGCTGGGTTCCTCGGCCGCGGTGGCCGGGGCCCTGGTGACGGCGCTCGCGGACCTCGCCGGGCGGGAACTCTCGGAGGAGGAGTACCTCGAGCTCGTGGCCGTCGGGGAGCGCGTGGCACACGGGCGACCCTCCGGCCTGGACGCCCGGGCCACCGCGGCGAGCGGACCGCTGCTGTTCGAGGCCGGCGCCGCCCGCGTGCTGGCCAGCACCCTCACCGGTGTGCTGGTCGTGGCCGACTCCGGGGTGCACGGCCGCACCCGGCAGGCGGTCGCGAGCGTCGCCTCGTTCCTGGAGCGACACCCCGTGCGGGGGGCCACCCTCGTGGCGGGCCTGGGGGCGCTGGCGCACGGCGGCGCACGGGATCTCACGGCGAACCGGCCGCGTGCGCTGGGGGAGAAGATGTCCACCGCACAGGGGATGCTGCGCGAGTTGGGCGTCTCCTCGCAGGAATTGGACGCGCTAGTGGATGCGGCTGTGGCGTCCGGGGCGCTCGGCGCGAAACTCACCGGCGGCGGACAGGGCGGCTGCATCATCGCTCTCGCCGAGGACGAGCTGGCCGCCGTGCGGATCGACGCGGCCGTGCGGGAGGCGGGCGCCGTCGCGACCTGGTGGCACCGGCTCGGACCCGTGACCCCGGACAACGATCGAGCGGAGACCTCATGAGCGCGGTCCGCGCCGTCGCCCACGCCAACATCGCCCTGGTGAAGTACTGGGGGAAGCGGGACGCCGCCCTCATGTTGCCCTCCGCCTCCTCGGTCTCCCTCACGCTGGACGCGTTCTATACGACGACGTCGGTGGGCTTGCACGAGGGTGATGCCGACGAGGTGAGCCTGGACGGCGCGCCCCTGACGGGTGGCGCCCTGGTCAAGGTGGAGCGGTTCCTCGACCTCGTGCGCTCGCAGG
Protein-coding regions in this window:
- a CDS encoding 5'-3' exonuclease, encoding MSTPGSLLLLDSASMYFRAFYGVKGEVTSPRGEPVGAIRGFLDAVATLISSRRPDRVVACWDEDWRPAFRVEAISTYKAHRVAEGEGTEPGAAEEVPDALSAQVPVIVDLLAAVGIARVGAAGCEADDVIGTLATRAVAAGSREVEIVTGDRDLFQLVADPAPVTPVRVLYTGRGMRNLETVTTARLADKYGVADGAAYAAMATLRGDPSDGLPGVPGVGEKTAAGLLARYGTLEAVMEAARGEDAAMSPSVRAKLLGAQEYLAAAPRVVGVLRDADLPAHEDALPAVPADPDRLAALAERWGVGSAVARLTAAMAAATGSREGSAGSALNPREG
- the mvk gene encoding mevalonate kinase, with product MLRTGRTTGRGQAHAKVILFGEHAVVHGAAAVALPLGDLPIRATATWRDGPLTLASTLFTGPLAQAPALLEAPIAVVHACLTAFDLPSEGIAIEVSGEIPAERGLGSSAAVAGALVTALADLAGRELSEEEYLELVAVGERVAHGRPSGLDARATAASGPLLFEAGAARVLASTLTGVLVVADSGVHGRTRQAVASVASFLERHPVRGATLVAGLGALAHGGARDLTANRPRALGEKMSTAQGMLRELGVSSQELDALVDAAVASGALGAKLTGGGQGGCIIALAEDELAAVRIDAAVREAGAVATWWHRLGPVTPDNDRAETS